One region of Mycolicibacterium lutetiense genomic DNA includes:
- a CDS encoding dihydrofolate reductase family protein produces the protein MKTVYYTASSLDGFIVDTADSLDWLISRDIDQDGPFGYDEFIKTIGALVMGSSTYEWIVKDQPNEWAYEQPTWVLTHRPEIVSAEHPVELFSGEVAELHPQLAAAAAGKDVWVVGGGEVAAQFVTAGLIDEMIVSYAPCSLGAGSPVLPVRSEWTLAECARNGDFVCARWVRAAAV, from the coding sequence GTGAAGACCGTGTACTACACCGCATCGAGCCTGGACGGTTTCATCGTCGACACCGCAGACAGCCTGGATTGGCTGATCTCGCGGGACATTGACCAGGACGGCCCGTTTGGCTACGACGAATTCATCAAAACCATTGGCGCACTGGTGATGGGGTCGTCGACCTACGAGTGGATCGTCAAGGACCAGCCCAACGAGTGGGCGTACGAGCAACCGACGTGGGTGTTGACCCACCGTCCGGAGATCGTGTCGGCCGAGCACCCGGTGGAGCTGTTCTCCGGCGAGGTAGCCGAACTGCACCCCCAGCTGGCGGCTGCCGCGGCGGGCAAAGACGTCTGGGTGGTCGGCGGCGGGGAGGTCGCCGCCCAGTTCGTCACGGCCGGGCTGATCGACGAGATGATCGTCAGCTACGCACCCTGCTCCCTGGGGGCGGGGTCACCGGTGCTGCCGGTCCGATCCGAGTGGACGCTGGCCGAATGCGCGCGCAACGGCGACTTCGTCTGCGCCCGCTGGGTCAGGGCCGCAGCCGTTTAG
- a CDS encoding class I SAM-dependent methyltransferase: MSARFARRATLNRSVRLLAQFRFEQTDPARFYGALATDTVAMTTDLWTAATGESPTGRTVLDVGGGPGYFASAFDAAGMHYIGVEPDPREMHAGPAADATEGTFVRASGMALPFADDSVDICLSSNVAEHVPHPWRLGNEMLRVTKPGGLVVLSYTVWLGPFGGHEMGLTHYLGGARAAERYTRKHGHRPKNDYGSSLFAVSAADGLEWAAGTGALIAAFPRYHPRWAWWMTAMPGLREFLVSNLVLVLKPS, translated from the coding sequence ATCTCGGCACGCTTCGCCCGCCGGGCAACCCTGAACCGGTCAGTACGCCTACTGGCGCAGTTCCGGTTCGAGCAGACCGACCCGGCCCGTTTCTACGGCGCGCTGGCCACCGATACCGTCGCCATGACCACCGACCTGTGGACGGCGGCCACGGGCGAATCCCCTACCGGGCGCACCGTGCTCGACGTGGGCGGCGGGCCCGGTTACTTCGCCTCAGCCTTCGATGCCGCGGGTATGCACTACATCGGGGTCGAGCCCGATCCTCGGGAAATGCACGCCGGACCCGCTGCGGACGCAACCGAGGGCACGTTCGTGCGGGCATCAGGGATGGCGTTGCCGTTCGCCGACGACAGCGTCGACATCTGCCTGTCGTCGAACGTCGCCGAGCATGTGCCGCACCCGTGGCGGCTCGGCAACGAGATGCTGCGGGTCACGAAACCGGGCGGGCTGGTGGTGTTGTCGTACACGGTGTGGCTCGGCCCGTTCGGCGGCCACGAGATGGGGTTGACGCACTATCTGGGCGGAGCCAGGGCCGCCGAGCGCTACACCCGCAAACACGGCCATCGACCCAAGAACGACTACGGCTCGTCGTTGTTCGCGGTGTCGGCAGCCGACGGCCTGGAATGGGCGGCCGGCACCGGCGCTCTGATCGCCGCTTTTCCGCGCTACCACCCGCGATGGGCCTGGTGGATGACCGCGATGCCAGGGTTGCGGGAGTTCCTGGTGAGCAATCTGGTGCTGGTCCTGAAGCCGTCCTGA
- a CDS encoding glycosyltransferase family 4 protein, which produces MSARPDPRLRSVLLLCWRDTGHPQGGGSEAYLQRIGACLADDGVDVTLRTARYPGAARREVVDGVQINRAGGAYSVYIWAGLAMVASRVGLGPLRKVRPDVVVDTQNGLPFLARLAFGRRVAVLVHHCHRELWPVAGPMKGRIGWFVESKLSPRLHRRNQYVTVSLPSARDLNELGVDSGRIAVVRNGLDEAPGPTLELPRSTSPRLVVLSRLVPHKQIEDALEAVAALRADIPGLHLDILGGGWWRKRLVEHAELLGISDSVTFHGHVDEQTKHRVLQRSWVHVLPSRKEGWGLAVTEAAQHGVPTIGYRASGGLTDSVVDGVTGLLVEDRDALAAGLHQLLSDPVLRVQLGSKAQARSDEFSWTLSADAMRVVLESVHDGQYVSGLV; this is translated from the coding sequence ATGTCTGCCCGTCCCGACCCTCGCCTACGGAGCGTTCTGCTCTTGTGCTGGCGCGACACCGGACACCCCCAGGGCGGCGGCAGCGAGGCTTATCTGCAGCGGATCGGCGCATGCCTGGCCGACGACGGAGTCGACGTCACGTTGCGCACCGCGCGCTACCCGGGGGCGGCCCGGCGCGAAGTGGTCGACGGCGTGCAGATCAATCGGGCCGGCGGGGCCTACAGCGTGTACATCTGGGCCGGGCTGGCCATGGTGGCTTCCCGCGTTGGTCTCGGACCGCTGCGCAAGGTCCGGCCCGATGTGGTCGTCGACACCCAGAACGGGCTGCCGTTCCTGGCCCGCCTCGCATTCGGCCGCCGGGTCGCGGTGCTCGTGCACCACTGTCACCGGGAACTGTGGCCGGTGGCGGGCCCGATGAAGGGCCGGATCGGCTGGTTCGTCGAGTCGAAACTCTCCCCGCGACTGCACCGTCGCAATCAGTACGTCACGGTATCCCTGCCCTCGGCACGCGATCTGAACGAGCTCGGGGTCGACTCCGGCCGGATTGCGGTGGTACGCAACGGGCTTGACGAGGCCCCGGGCCCCACGCTGGAGCTGCCGCGGTCGACCAGTCCGCGCCTGGTGGTGCTGTCGCGGCTGGTGCCGCACAAGCAGATCGAAGACGCCCTGGAAGCCGTCGCGGCACTGCGTGCCGACATTCCCGGGCTGCACCTGGACATCCTGGGTGGCGGCTGGTGGCGAAAGCGACTGGTCGAGCACGCCGAGCTGCTGGGCATCTCCGATTCGGTGACGTTCCACGGGCACGTCGACGAACAGACCAAACACCGTGTGCTGCAGCGGAGTTGGGTACATGTGCTGCCGTCGCGGAAAGAGGGCTGGGGGCTTGCGGTCACCGAGGCCGCCCAGCACGGGGTGCCGACCATCGGTTACCGCGCATCCGGTGGGCTGACCGACTCGGTCGTCGACGGGGTCACCGGGCTGCTGGTGGAGGACCGTGACGCCCTGGCCGCCGGACTGCATCAACTGTTGAGTGACCCGGTGCTGCGTGTGCAGCTGGGCAGCAAGGCGCAGGCCCGCAGTGACGAGTTCTCGTGGACGCTCAGCGCGGATGCGATGCGGGTGGTGCTGGAATCGGTACACGACGGCCAGTACGTCAGCGGGCTGGTGTAG
- the tnpB gene encoding IS607 family element RNA-guided endonuclease TnpB: MIVGMRTRQQAATVAGLTGGVHLVGKPNRDGSPSLSRYVDVGADFEVHRAVVESVSVLFKLFNGDADGYGATGSPGESLPTGWMVAGAKFEVEWPTDPERAGLVRSHFGARRFAFNWGLAQVKADLDATTVDPDHVSVGWDLASLRKAWNRAKGEVAPWWADNSKEAYSSGLADLARALSNWETSRNGTRKGRRVGFPRFKSARRDRDRVRFNTGTMRVEADRRTLTVPVIGALRAKENTRRLQRHLASGRAHILNVTVSQRWGRLFVSISYALRTPTTPRTVAHPTVVAGVDLGVRILATVATIDSVTGEQTITEFENPAPLKATLAARRRAGRELSRRIPGSRGHRAAKAKLSRLDRRCVHLRREAAHQLTSELASSYGHIVIEDLDVAAMKRGMGRRAFRRAVSDAAMGVVAPMLAYKTTKYGSTLTKADRWFPSSQLHHGHIAPDGDPCRLVGKGRIDKLLACPSTGEVVDRDRNAALNLRDWPESASCGPVGTTAPPVPGPTTMVVGTGHGADAGSFGAGGASVRPHLGEAGRGEARTQTPQGDAA, from the coding sequence ATGATTGTCGGGATGCGCACACGCCAGCAGGCCGCGACGGTGGCCGGGCTCACCGGTGGCGTGCACCTTGTGGGCAAGCCGAACCGTGATGGCAGCCCGAGCTTGTCGCGGTATGTCGATGTGGGTGCAGATTTCGAAGTCCACCGGGCCGTGGTGGAGTCGGTCTCGGTGCTGTTCAAGCTTTTCAACGGCGACGCCGACGGCTACGGGGCCACGGGTTCACCGGGTGAGTCGTTGCCGACCGGGTGGATGGTCGCCGGGGCGAAATTCGAAGTGGAATGGCCGACGGATCCCGAGCGGGCGGGGTTGGTGCGCTCGCATTTCGGGGCCCGGCGGTTCGCGTTCAACTGGGGCCTGGCCCAGGTGAAAGCTGATCTGGACGCCACAACGGTTGACCCCGACCATGTATCGGTGGGCTGGGATCTGGCGTCGCTACGCAAGGCGTGGAACCGTGCCAAAGGCGAGGTAGCGCCGTGGTGGGCCGACAACTCGAAAGAGGCCTACTCATCGGGCCTGGCAGACCTGGCCCGGGCGTTGAGCAATTGGGAGACCAGTCGCAACGGCACCCGCAAAGGCCGGCGGGTGGGTTTCCCCCGGTTCAAATCCGCGCGGCGGGATAGGGATCGGGTGCGGTTCAACACCGGCACCATGCGGGTCGAGGCTGATCGGCGTACCCTCACGGTTCCCGTGATCGGCGCTCTTCGGGCCAAGGAAAACACCCGCCGCCTGCAGCGCCACCTCGCGTCAGGACGTGCCCATATTCTCAATGTGACGGTGTCGCAGCGGTGGGGGCGGTTGTTCGTGTCGATCAGCTACGCCCTGCGCACCCCCACCACCCCGCGCACGGTGGCCCACCCGACGGTTGTCGCCGGGGTGGATCTCGGCGTGCGCATCCTGGCCACCGTGGCCACGATCGACAGCGTCACCGGTGAGCAGACCATCACCGAGTTTGAGAATCCGGCCCCGCTCAAAGCCACACTTGCCGCTCGACGCAGGGCTGGTCGTGAACTTTCCCGTCGTATCCCCGGATCGCGCGGTCATCGGGCAGCGAAAGCCAAGCTGTCCCGACTGGACCGGCGATGCGTGCATCTGCGGCGGGAAGCTGCCCATCAGCTCACCTCTGAGTTGGCGAGCAGCTATGGCCACATCGTGATCGAGGATCTTGATGTGGCCGCGATGAAACGCGGCATGGGACGGCGCGCCTTTCGGCGCGCCGTGTCTGATGCGGCGATGGGGGTGGTCGCGCCGATGCTGGCCTACAAAACCACCAAATATGGCAGCACGCTGACCAAGGCGGATCGCTGGTTTCCCTCGAGCCAGCTTCACCACGGTCATATCGCACCCGACGGCGACCCGTGCCGCCTGGTCGGCAAGGGGCGTATCGACAAGTTGTTGGCGTGCCCATCCACCGGTGAGGTGGTTGATCGGGATCGCAATGCTGCCTTGAATCTCCGTGACTGGCCGGAATCTGCCAGTTGTGGTCCAGTCGGGACCACGGCCCCACCGGTACCCGGGCCGACCACCATGGTGGTCGGTACAGGCCATGGCGCGGACGCCGGATCATTCGGCGCCGGCGGAGCGTCCGTAAGACCCCACCTCGGTGAGGCCGGACGCGGCGAGGCCAGAACCCAAACCCCGCAAGGGGACGCCGCATGA
- a CDS encoding 1-acyl-sn-glycerol-3-phosphate acyltransferase translates to MAATDIDPSEITKWDPGLTEKVMGFLRPLIKGYHRAEVRGLDSFPNGGALVVSNHSGGLFALDIPVFATGFYEKFGYTRPVYTLSHDMLMVGPTAAFFKKTGFIRANHENADEALRSGGVVVVFPGGDYDVYRPTLSANKIDFAGRTGYIKAAINAGVPIVPMVGIGGQETQLYLSRGTGIAKALGPIARLAHTKVVPLSFGFPFGLSAVLPLNVPLPTKIVMKTLDPIDIVAEFGENPDIDEVDAHVRQVMQRALDELAEERRFPVIG, encoded by the coding sequence GTGGCCGCGACCGACATCGACCCGTCCGAAATCACCAAGTGGGATCCGGGCCTGACCGAAAAGGTCATGGGCTTCCTGCGGCCGCTGATCAAGGGCTACCACCGCGCCGAGGTGCGTGGGCTGGACAGCTTCCCCAACGGCGGCGCCCTGGTGGTGTCGAACCACTCAGGCGGCCTGTTCGCGCTGGACATCCCGGTGTTCGCGACGGGGTTCTACGAGAAGTTCGGCTACACCCGCCCGGTGTACACCCTCAGCCACGACATGCTGATGGTCGGCCCGACCGCCGCCTTCTTCAAGAAGACCGGCTTCATCCGGGCCAATCATGAGAACGCCGACGAGGCACTGCGCTCGGGGGGCGTGGTCGTGGTGTTCCCCGGCGGTGACTACGACGTGTATCGGCCGACCCTGTCGGCAAACAAGATCGACTTCGCCGGACGCACCGGATACATCAAGGCCGCGATCAACGCCGGTGTCCCGATCGTGCCGATGGTCGGTATCGGCGGCCAGGAGACCCAGCTCTACCTGTCCCGTGGCACCGGGATCGCCAAGGCACTCGGACCGATCGCACGGTTGGCGCACACCAAGGTCGTTCCGCTGTCGTTCGGTTTCCCGTTCGGGCTCTCGGCGGTGCTGCCGCTGAACGTCCCGTTACCGACCAAGATCGTGATGAAGACGCTGGACCCGATCGACATCGTCGCCGAATTCGGCGAGAACCCCGACATCGACGAGGTCGACGCGCATGTCCGCCAGGTCATGCAACGCGCGCTGGACGAGTTGGCCGAAGAGCGCCGCTTCCCGGTGATCGGCTGA
- a CDS encoding alkaline phosphatase family protein, producing MTTVKQICLGVAVAGAVVGAGSAVGTAVAYAEPTASDSRASAAADKPSGTSLGPARKATRNGTAGKPGIKARTEVPKLSQRLSAAVETARSAKDRDIDAPLKDVGGKFAHTIDSITEATTNLGRTVQVRVADAKPPQPLVSRKTAKAITDSLAAVPKLPTPKAPSLPTPLLPTPLLPMTVAGASTPVGSTTRQTAGTPPSAVQTTAAPRQRVLVIGIDGTNLGSVLEDPDTNDNFIRIMNSGTTSVSSIAGHTTMSNPSWTAILTGVWDNKSGVINNVFTPGTYDRWPTLFDQLEGANPALVTKVIADWDVVAGIGGAGRFGADDVEFIGRVEGDTDWSQTDAEVTEETIKAIRGEGEEIPDVLFTYLVQVDEAGHANGGDSREYAAAIARTDDNLGAILDAVAAREAASCAAGACEEWTVIVVTDHGHQPQQSLLGHGFQSPRETSAFVIADGPGFKAGEMNTGYEIVDVTPTVVKIFGIQPTRDADGVPLQDQGATQVKPENLQQALKQQIASYGWPDPGTTLALTVRTVVATVPYAVVLVTNEITAQLQDIAGQDIFLVSTLAAASLSPIQLIGDGLYAVTDVISQIVGQLTGAGVIPPSGSTVQPRIAPELSIAV from the coding sequence GTGACGACGGTCAAGCAGATATGTCTCGGCGTGGCGGTGGCCGGAGCGGTGGTCGGTGCCGGATCGGCCGTGGGTACCGCGGTTGCCTACGCCGAGCCGACGGCGTCTGATTCGCGAGCGTCCGCCGCCGCGGACAAGCCGTCCGGCACCTCGCTGGGCCCCGCCAGAAAGGCCACCAGGAACGGCACCGCCGGCAAGCCCGGCATCAAGGCGCGCACTGAGGTACCGAAGCTGAGCCAGCGCTTGTCCGCGGCGGTCGAGACCGCCCGCTCGGCCAAGGACCGCGACATCGACGCCCCACTGAAGGACGTGGGCGGAAAGTTTGCCCACACAATCGATTCCATCACCGAAGCCACGACCAACCTCGGTCGGACCGTCCAAGTGCGCGTGGCCGACGCCAAGCCGCCACAGCCCCTGGTGTCGCGCAAGACCGCCAAAGCCATCACCGATTCCCTGGCGGCGGTACCGAAGCTGCCGACGCCCAAGGCGCCGTCGCTGCCCACGCCGCTGCTGCCCACGCCGCTGCTGCCCATGACCGTGGCCGGCGCCTCCACCCCAGTCGGCTCCACCACCAGGCAGACTGCCGGTACGCCGCCGTCGGCAGTTCAAACCACTGCTGCCCCAAGGCAACGCGTGTTGGTGATCGGTATCGATGGAACCAATCTGGGCTCGGTCCTGGAAGATCCCGACACCAACGACAATTTCATCAGGATCATGAACAGCGGCACCACCAGCGTGTCCAGCATCGCGGGGCACACCACGATGTCCAACCCGTCTTGGACCGCCATTCTCACCGGGGTGTGGGACAACAAGAGTGGCGTGATCAACAACGTCTTCACTCCGGGGACGTACGACAGGTGGCCGACCCTGTTCGATCAGCTGGAGGGCGCCAACCCGGCCCTGGTGACCAAGGTCATCGCTGACTGGGACGTCGTCGCCGGCATCGGTGGCGCGGGCCGGTTCGGGGCCGACGACGTCGAGTTCATCGGGCGGGTCGAAGGTGACACCGATTGGTCGCAGACCGACGCCGAGGTCACCGAAGAGACCATCAAGGCGATCCGAGGCGAGGGCGAGGAGATCCCGGACGTCCTGTTCACCTACCTCGTGCAGGTCGACGAGGCCGGGCACGCGAACGGCGGCGATTCCCGTGAATACGCCGCGGCCATCGCACGCACCGACGATAACCTCGGCGCCATCTTGGACGCCGTCGCCGCACGAGAGGCGGCCAGCTGCGCGGCGGGCGCATGCGAAGAGTGGACCGTCATCGTGGTCACCGACCACGGACACCAACCGCAGCAGAGCTTGTTGGGTCACGGCTTCCAATCACCGCGAGAGACATCGGCTTTCGTCATTGCCGACGGCCCGGGCTTCAAAGCCGGCGAGATGAACACCGGTTACGAGATCGTCGACGTCACGCCTACGGTCGTCAAGATTTTCGGGATCCAGCCAACTCGCGACGCCGACGGTGTGCCACTGCAGGATCAGGGTGCAACCCAGGTGAAACCCGAAAATCTGCAGCAGGCGCTCAAACAACAGATCGCCAGCTACGGCTGGCCCGATCCCGGCACCACCCTGGCGCTGACCGTGCGCACCGTCGTCGCGACCGTTCCGTATGCCGTGGTCCTTGTCACCAACGAAATCACCGCCCAGTTGCAGGACATCGCGGGCCAGGACATCTTCCTGGTCAGCACGTTGGCGGCGGCATCCCTGAGCCCGATCCAGCTCATCGGTGACGGCCTTTATGCGGTGACGGACGTGATTTCGCAGATCGTCGGCCAGTTGACCGGGGCGGGAGTTATCCCGCCGTCAGGGTCGACGGTGCAGCCGCGCATCGCACCGGAGCTGTCGATCGCGGTCTGA
- a CDS encoding aldehyde dehydrogenase — protein sequence MTQSTALKTTWDKLFIGGQWTDPSTSDVIEVFSPATGEKVGQVPLAAKADVDAACAAARKAFDEGPWPRMTPKEREAVVAKATALIEARADDFKALLALETGQPPTIVDMMQYGAAMSTLNFYASAADKFAWKDIRDGLYGQTLVLREPVGVVGAVVAWNVPFFLAANKLGPALLAGCTIVLKPAGETPLTTNLMADMFAEAGLPEGVLSVVPGGPDTGRALTDNPALDKFTFTGSSAVGKEIGKIAAEKLKPCTLELGGKSAAIILEDADLDSTLPMLIFSGLMNAGQACVGQTRILAPRSRYDEVVEKVAAAAGAMQCGLPDDPASMMGPLISEKQRERVEGYIKKGVEEGARIVTGGGRPEGLDGWFVQPTVFADVDNSMTIAQEEIFGPVLVVIPFDDEADAVRIANDSVYGLAGSVYTTDFPKAIEIASQIRTGTYGVNMYAFDPGAPFGGYKNSGIGRECGPEGISGYCESKSVLLPFGYTPE from the coding sequence ATGACACAGAGCACGGCATTGAAAACCACGTGGGACAAGCTGTTCATCGGCGGTCAGTGGACCGATCCGTCGACCAGTGACGTCATCGAGGTCTTCTCCCCCGCCACCGGCGAGAAGGTCGGGCAGGTGCCGCTGGCCGCCAAGGCCGACGTCGACGCCGCCTGCGCCGCGGCCCGCAAGGCCTTCGACGAGGGCCCGTGGCCGCGGATGACGCCGAAGGAACGCGAGGCCGTCGTGGCCAAGGCGACCGCGCTCATCGAGGCACGCGCCGACGACTTCAAGGCACTCCTGGCACTGGAGACCGGCCAGCCGCCGACCATCGTCGACATGATGCAGTACGGCGCCGCGATGTCGACGCTGAACTTCTATGCATCGGCAGCCGACAAGTTCGCGTGGAAGGACATCCGCGACGGTCTCTACGGCCAGACTCTGGTCCTGCGGGAGCCGGTCGGTGTCGTCGGCGCCGTCGTCGCCTGGAACGTGCCGTTCTTCCTGGCCGCCAACAAGCTGGGCCCGGCCCTGCTGGCCGGCTGCACCATCGTGCTCAAGCCCGCCGGCGAGACCCCACTGACCACCAACCTGATGGCCGACATGTTCGCCGAGGCCGGTCTGCCCGAAGGCGTGCTGTCGGTCGTCCCCGGCGGCCCGGACACCGGTCGCGCGCTCACCGACAACCCGGCGCTGGACAAGTTCACCTTCACCGGCTCCAGCGCGGTCGGCAAGGAGATCGGCAAGATCGCCGCCGAGAAGCTCAAGCCGTGCACGCTGGAGCTGGGCGGCAAGTCCGCGGCGATCATCCTCGAGGATGCCGACCTGGACTCCACCCTGCCGATGCTGATCTTCTCCGGCCTGATGAACGCCGGCCAGGCCTGCGTGGGCCAGACCCGCATCCTGGCGCCCCGGTCGCGGTATGACGAGGTCGTCGAGAAGGTCGCCGCCGCCGCCGGGGCCATGCAGTGCGGCCTGCCCGACGATCCGGCCTCCATGATGGGTCCGCTGATCAGCGAGAAGCAGCGCGAGCGGGTCGAGGGCTACATCAAGAAGGGCGTCGAGGAGGGTGCCCGCATCGTCACCGGCGGTGGCCGGCCCGAGGGCCTGGACGGCTGGTTCGTGCAGCCGACGGTGTTCGCCGATGTCGACAACTCGATGACCATCGCCCAGGAGGAGATCTTCGGGCCCGTGCTGGTCGTGATCCCGTTCGACGACGAGGCCGACGCAGTGCGGATCGCCAACGACTCGGTGTACGGCCTGGCCGGTTCGGTGTACACCACGGACTTCCCCAAGGCCATCGAGATCGCCTCGCAGATCCGGACCGGCACGTACGGCGTGAACATGTACGCCTTCGACCCGGGCGCCCCGTTCGGCGGGTACAAGAACTCCGGCATCGGCCGCGAATGTGGACCGGAGGGCATCTCCGGCTACTGCGAGTCCAAGAGTGTGCTGCTGCCGTTCGGCTACACCCCGGAGTAA
- a CDS encoding helix-turn-helix domain-containing protein, with translation MTVEVQPNGRDRLRELLDAVVDDDNSGVGDMARSSYASEFHFSREVRRLTGEPPAALRRRVMLERAAWRLQRGTGVAEVAEAEGWSSAEVFSRAFRRAFGVPPSRAGDVGFRLTALNGVHFHPPQSLWCDADPGESSGPDIAQFMLVHDVADTEYLIGAAAALSEQQWVQEVSPGQVVLDWDGPEPTVADVLGAIVWTKEVWLATIEGRDFPSRSTTSQVTAGQLAAHHRVIGKRWTTLISEYSAAVRLGDTVIDALCDPPESFQLYGIVAHVLTYSAHRRALARTMLARHGIEVDRGDPLEWMRRD, from the coding sequence GTGACCGTGGAGGTTCAACCGAACGGGCGTGACCGGCTGCGGGAACTGCTCGACGCCGTCGTCGACGACGACAACTCCGGCGTCGGCGACATGGCCCGCAGCAGTTACGCATCAGAGTTTCACTTCTCCCGGGAGGTGCGCAGGCTCACCGGGGAACCACCTGCGGCGCTGCGCCGACGGGTCATGCTCGAGCGCGCGGCCTGGCGGTTGCAGCGCGGTACCGGGGTCGCTGAGGTGGCCGAGGCGGAGGGCTGGTCGTCGGCCGAGGTGTTCTCGCGGGCGTTTCGCCGCGCCTTCGGCGTGCCGCCCTCACGTGCCGGCGACGTCGGATTCCGGTTGACCGCTCTCAACGGGGTGCACTTCCATCCACCACAGTCGTTGTGGTGTGATGCCGACCCGGGGGAGTCATCCGGTCCCGATATCGCCCAGTTCATGCTCGTACACGATGTCGCCGACACCGAGTACCTGATCGGTGCCGCCGCTGCGCTCTCCGAACAGCAATGGGTACAAGAGGTTTCACCGGGCCAGGTGGTGCTGGACTGGGACGGCCCGGAACCCACCGTCGCGGACGTGCTCGGGGCGATCGTGTGGACCAAAGAGGTCTGGCTGGCGACCATCGAGGGCCGGGACTTTCCGTCGCGGTCCACCACCAGTCAGGTGACGGCCGGGCAACTCGCGGCGCACCACCGCGTCATCGGAAAGCGTTGGACCACACTGATATCGGAGTACTCGGCGGCGGTACGGCTGGGCGACACTGTGATCGACGCGCTGTGCGATCCGCCCGAGTCCTTTCAGCTGTACGGGATTGTCGCGCATGTACTGACCTACTCGGCGCACCGACGTGCCCTGGCGCGGACCATGTTGGCCCGCCATGGCATCGAAGTCGACCGGGGTGACCCACTTGAATGGATGAGGAGGGACTGA
- a CDS encoding arylamine N-acetyltransferase family protein, with translation MGSSPSDAFDLPGYFGRIGYHGSTQPDSDTLRAIVAAHGRSIPFENLDPLLGMPVADLGAAALTDKLITRRRGGYCYEHNGLLGYALDELGYGVERLAGRVVWMKEPDAPLPALTHNVLAVTVPGEAGRYLVDVGFGGQTLSSPIRLQAGAVQQTRHEPYRLIELPTRHEPEYELAAQVRGQWQPLYRFTTVPQPRIDLEVGSWYVSTHPGGVFVVGLSAALVTDDARINLRGRNLAIHRGGETERIRFDTAAQVLDALTERFGVNLSDLDGVDVEARVAQVLDS, from the coding sequence ATGGGCTCATCGCCATCTGACGCATTCGATCTGCCCGGCTACTTCGGCCGGATCGGCTACCACGGTTCTACGCAACCGGACTCCGACACGTTGCGGGCCATCGTCGCCGCGCACGGCCGGTCGATCCCGTTCGAGAACCTCGACCCTTTGCTGGGCATGCCGGTTGCCGATCTCGGTGCAGCGGCATTGACGGACAAGCTGATCACCCGGCGCCGTGGTGGCTACTGCTACGAGCACAACGGACTCCTCGGCTACGCCCTCGATGAGCTGGGGTACGGCGTCGAACGGCTGGCCGGGCGGGTGGTCTGGATGAAGGAACCTGACGCCCCGTTGCCCGCGCTCACCCACAACGTGCTTGCCGTGACGGTTCCCGGTGAGGCCGGGCGCTACCTGGTCGACGTCGGCTTCGGCGGGCAGACATTATCGTCGCCCATCCGGCTGCAGGCCGGCGCGGTGCAGCAGACCCGCCACGAGCCCTACCGCCTGATCGAGCTGCCCACCCGCCATGAGCCGGAGTACGAATTGGCCGCGCAGGTCCGCGGCCAGTGGCAGCCGCTGTACCGATTCACCACCGTGCCGCAGCCGCGCATCGACCTCGAAGTCGGAAGCTGGTATGTGTCAACACATCCCGGTGGAGTCTTTGTCGTCGGACTGTCGGCGGCGCTGGTCACCGACGACGCGCGGATCAACCTGCGCGGCAGGAACCTGGCCATCCACCGCGGCGGTGAGACCGAACGCATCCGATTCGACACCGCCGCACAGGTTCTCGATGCGCTCACCGAACGGTTCGGGGTGAACCTGTCCGATCTCGACGGTGTCGACGTCGAGGCCCGGGTGGCGCAGGTGTTGGACAGCTGA